A stretch of the Flavobacterium sp. 5 genome encodes the following:
- a CDS encoding TonB-dependent receptor, with product MKLLKTFIFCILSILFSVYAQAQEAAINGKVIDESGLPIPGATIVLKGSSSSTSTDFDGKFQINAPKNGVLTISFVGYKTVNIEINGQSSVQVKMYSASQDLNEVVVVGYGTQKKSVVTGSISSVRAKDLEKVPNGRIEQALQGRVSGVTIAASSGQPGSSSTIRIRGITTFGEGGNDPLWVVDGVVVDAGGIGYLNQSDIESMEVLKDAASAAIYGTRAATGVILVTTKKGKSGKITVNYNGFAGVSAPAKTLDLLNATQYATLLNEKSLAGGGSVVFSDPASLGKGTDWQKAIFNKSAFRYSHELSISGGSDASTFYASFGLQDQQGIVSTEISNYNKKSFRLNSTHKISKVFTFGQTFGFTRQKSVGIGNTNSEFGGPLSSAINLDPTTPIIITDPVIANSAPYSTNPVIKDANGNPYGISSLVGQEMSNPLAYTQTRLGGYNWSDDLVGNAYLEATITNHFKFRTTFGGKIAYWGNQAFTPVYYLSATVNSLKNNYAQSENSNFAWNVENIATYSNSFGDHNLTVLLGQGAYVTNIGGGSGATMYGLPITNYQDASFNFDIPQANRSSSTYDMTEHKLASLFSRVNYDFKEKYLLTGIIRRDGSSRFGGNNKFGVFPSFNLGWVVTKEEFWKDNEVINTLKIRGGYGVVGNDAIPDFRFLSLVQGGYNYSFGNTGAITTGYAKLTLDNPDLRWEETSQGNIGFESTFFHDLSLTVDAYNKKTTGILRPINIPGYVGVTDNPTGNIADMENRGIEVELGYRKQLGDLHLSANANFSYLENEVTYVASDTDYIVGDASFQSMGAVTRTKVGQSYNSFYGLKTAGIFQNQAEVDSYKNAAGGLIQPKAVPGDFRWIDTDGNGSITDDDRQFLGSNIPKYTFGFTLNLDYKNFDFMAFAQGAAGNKIFQGLRRLDIGNSNYQTVAMSRWTGEGTSNDYPRLTTDDDNGNFGKMSDFYLEDGDYLRLKIVQFGYSLPTNVVSQIGASRVRFYITGENLFTITKYTGYDPEIGGGVFGIDKGVYPQARTFMFGANLQF from the coding sequence ATGAAATTATTAAAAACATTTATTTTTTGTATTTTGTCAATCTTATTCTCAGTTTATGCTCAGGCACAGGAAGCAGCTATAAACGGAAAAGTGATTGATGAATCGGGGTTGCCAATTCCAGGGGCAACCATAGTTTTAAAAGGAAGTTCATCCTCAACGTCTACAGATTTTGATGGTAAGTTTCAAATCAATGCTCCTAAAAATGGAGTTTTGACCATCAGTTTTGTGGGATATAAAACTGTTAATATAGAAATTAATGGTCAATCATCGGTGCAAGTAAAAATGTATTCTGCATCGCAAGATTTAAATGAAGTTGTGGTTGTAGGTTATGGTACACAAAAGAAAAGTGTAGTTACAGGATCGATTTCAAGTGTAAGAGCTAAGGATTTAGAAAAAGTTCCTAATGGGCGTATAGAACAAGCATTACAAGGTAGGGTTTCTGGAGTTACAATAGCGGCTAGTTCTGGTCAGCCAGGATCCTCATCAACAATTCGTATTAGAGGTATTACTACTTTTGGTGAAGGAGGAAATGATCCACTTTGGGTAGTTGACGGTGTTGTTGTAGATGCAGGTGGTATTGGTTACCTTAATCAGTCAGATATTGAATCTATGGAGGTTCTTAAGGATGCTGCTTCTGCTGCAATTTATGGAACTCGTGCTGCTACTGGTGTAATTTTAGTTACAACTAAAAAAGGAAAATCTGGAAAAATTACTGTTAATTACAATGGTTTTGCTGGTGTTTCAGCTCCAGCAAAAACTTTAGATTTGCTAAATGCAACTCAATATGCTACTTTGTTAAATGAGAAATCACTTGCTGGTGGTGGATCGGTAGTATTTTCAGATCCTGCTTCTTTAGGTAAGGGGACTGATTGGCAAAAAGCTATTTTCAATAAAAGTGCATTTCGTTATTCACATGAATTGAGTATTAGTGGAGGAAGTGATGCTTCTACTTTTTATGCTTCATTTGGACTTCAAGATCAACAGGGAATTGTTTCAACCGAGATTTCTAATTATAACAAAAAGAGCTTCCGTTTAAACTCAACGCACAAAATATCTAAAGTATTTACTTTTGGACAAACATTTGGCTTTACGAGACAAAAATCTGTTGGTATTGGTAATACAAATAGTGAATTTGGTGGGCCATTGAGTTCTGCAATTAATTTAGATCCAACTACCCCAATCATTATAACAGATCCTGTCATAGCAAACTCTGCTCCATATAGTACTAATCCTGTTATTAAAGATGCAAATGGAAATCCTTATGGAATTTCTAGTTTAGTTGGTCAAGAGATGAGTAATCCATTAGCTTATACTCAAACAAGATTAGGCGGTTACAATTGGTCTGATGATTTAGTTGGTAATGCATATCTAGAGGCAACAATAACTAATCATTTCAAATTTAGAACTACTTTTGGAGGAAAAATTGCATATTGGGGAAATCAAGCATTTACTCCTGTTTATTATTTGAGTGCTACAGTAAACTCACTTAAAAATAATTATGCTCAAAGTGAAAATAGCAACTTCGCATGGAATGTCGAAAATATTGCTACTTATTCAAATTCTTTTGGAGATCACAATTTAACGGTATTATTAGGTCAAGGTGCCTATGTTACTAATATCGGTGGTGGCTCAGGAGCTACAATGTATGGTTTACCTATTACAAATTATCAAGACGCTTCTTTCAACTTTGATATTCCACAAGCAAATAGAAGTAGCAGTACTTATGATATGACAGAACACAAATTGGCATCTTTATTTTCACGTGTTAATTATGATTTTAAGGAAAAATATTTATTGACTGGTATTATTCGTCGTGATGGATCGTCTCGTTTTGGAGGAAATAATAAGTTTGGTGTATTTCCATCTTTTAATTTAGGTTGGGTAGTTACTAAAGAAGAATTTTGGAAAGATAATGAAGTAATTAATACATTAAAAATTAGAGGAGGATATGGTGTTGTTGGAAATGATGCTATACCAGATTTTAGATTTCTTTCTTTAGTACAAGGAGGTTATAACTATTCTTTTGGGAATACAGGTGCAATAACAACGGGTTATGCTAAACTTACATTAGATAATCCAGATTTGAGATGGGAAGAAACTTCTCAAGGTAATATAGGATTTGAATCAACTTTCTTTCATGATTTAAGTCTTACTGTAGATGCATATAATAAAAAAACTACTGGTATTTTGCGTCCTATAAATATTCCTGGTTATGTTGGAGTTACTGATAATCCAACTGGAAATATAGCCGATATGGAAAACAGAGGAATTGAAGTTGAATTAGGATATAGAAAACAATTAGGAGATTTGCATTTGTCAGCAAATGCTAATTTCTCGTATTTAGAAAATGAAGTTACTTATGTTGCTTCTGATACAGATTATATTGTTGGAGATGCCAGTTTTCAAAGTATGGGAGCTGTGACAAGAACAAAAGTAGGACAATCATATAATTCATTCTATGGATTAAAAACAGCAGGAATTTTTCAAAATCAAGCCGAAGTTGATTCTTACAAGAATGCAGCAGGAGGTCTAATTCAACCAAAAGCTGTACCTGGTGATTTTCGTTGGATTGATACAGATGGTAATGGTTCTATTACTGATGATGATAGACAATTCTTAGGTAGTAATATTCCAAAATACACATTCGGTTTTACTTTGAATTTGGATTATAAAAATTTTGATTTTATGGCATTTGCCCAAGGAGCTGCTGGTAATAAAATTTTCCAAGGTTTGCGTAGATTAGATATCGGAAATTCTAATTATCAAACAGTAGCTATGAGCCGTTGGACGGGTGAAGGAACCTCTAATGATTATCCAAGACTTACTACTGATGATGACAACGGAAACTTTGGTAAGATGTCAGATTTCTACTTAGAAGATGGAGATTATCTACGTTTGAAAATAGTTCAGTTTGGTTATTCGTTACCAACGAATGTTGTTTCACAAATAGGGGCAAGTAGAGTTCGCTTCTACATAACAGGAGAGAACTTATTCACTATTACTAAATATACTGGGTATGATCCAGAAATTGGTGGAGGTGTATTTGGAATAGATAAGGGAGTATATCCACAAGCAAGAACATTCATGTTTGGAGCTAATCTACAATTTTAA
- a CDS encoding RagB/SusD family nutrient uptake outer membrane protein: MKTIKYKYFFIAIAMASLGSCSNEFVDVKPEGSFLTDSYYKNEEQATAALVGVYDPIRKNSGGFDNIITMMNAGSDDFYSGGGGSTDGQGIQDFSTHSLTSISIQGSLWNDHYQGILRANILLEKLPTVAMSDALKSRFTSETKALRGIYYFNLVRMFKNIPLLLEPLQKANMYDVLQATPEAVYAQIEKDLTEAIPSLPTSVSAATESGRLTKGAAQAMLGKVYLFEGKKVEAAAVLAEVNGTPGEVNQYGNKLLDSFSDLWVVSNKFNAESLIEVSHTSAGNSDWGFWGSGRDEGNSVNIMVGPRTYSKTGDLAPDLPSGWAFNVATQNLYDAIKTDPRFEATILDIKALQADKQADYIPAYQDTGYFLNKFLPRKGDVRTGGGAAELNYKQNTYVIRLADTYLMEAEALGSGTRAQALLDAVRARVGLPSVPVTLQAIKLERRMEFAGEGLRFFDLVRWGDAGTVLANRGFETGVDEIFPIPTRELQGTKLKQNPGYN; the protein is encoded by the coding sequence ATGAAAACGATAAAATATAAATACTTTTTTATTGCAATAGCAATGGCTTCTTTAGGATCTTGCTCAAATGAGTTTGTAGATGTAAAACCAGAAGGATCATTTCTTACTGATAGTTATTACAAAAATGAGGAACAGGCTACAGCTGCTCTTGTTGGGGTCTATGATCCTATTAGAAAAAATTCAGGAGGTTTTGATAATATAATCACCATGATGAATGCTGGTTCTGATGATTTCTATTCAGGAGGAGGAGGATCTACAGACGGACAAGGAATTCAAGATTTTTCAACACATTCACTTACTTCAATAAGTATTCAAGGAAGTTTATGGAATGATCATTATCAAGGTATTTTGAGAGCCAATATACTGCTTGAGAAATTACCGACAGTTGCTATGTCTGATGCTTTAAAATCTAGATTTACTTCAGAGACAAAGGCATTACGTGGAATCTATTATTTCAATTTGGTTCGTATGTTTAAAAATATTCCATTATTATTGGAGCCTTTGCAAAAGGCTAATATGTATGATGTATTACAAGCAACTCCTGAAGCTGTTTATGCACAAATTGAAAAAGATTTGACCGAAGCTATACCTTCTTTACCAACTTCTGTTTCAGCTGCAACTGAATCTGGTCGTCTTACAAAAGGTGCTGCTCAAGCGATGCTTGGAAAAGTATATTTGTTTGAAGGAAAGAAAGTTGAAGCTGCTGCTGTTTTGGCTGAAGTAAACGGAACACCTGGTGAAGTCAATCAATATGGAAATAAATTATTGGATAGTTTTAGTGATTTATGGGTAGTTTCGAATAAGTTCAATGCAGAATCACTTATTGAAGTGTCTCATACTAGTGCAGGAAATTCTGATTGGGGATTTTGGGGTTCAGGTAGAGATGAAGGAAATTCAGTAAATATTATGGTAGGACCTAGAACTTACTCAAAAACAGGGGATTTAGCTCCAGATCTACCTTCAGGATGGGCTTTTAATGTTGCAACGCAAAATTTGTATGATGCAATAAAGACAGATCCAAGGTTTGAAGCGACAATATTGGATATTAAAGCTTTGCAAGCTGACAAACAGGCTGATTATATTCCAGCATATCAAGATACAGGTTATTTCTTAAATAAATTTCTTCCTCGCAAAGGAGATGTTCGTACCGGTGGTGGAGCGGCTGAATTAAATTACAAGCAAAATACTTATGTAATTAGACTTGCTGATACTTATTTAATGGAAGCAGAAGCATTAGGTTCAGGAACAAGAGCCCAAGCATTACTTGATGCTGTAAGAGCAAGGGTGGGTTTACCTTCAGTTCCAGTTACGCTTCAAGCGATCAAACTGGAAAGGAGAATGGAGTTTGCAGGTGAGGGACTTCGATTTTTTGACTTAGTAAGATGGGGTGATGCAGGTACTGTATTGGCTAATAGAGGATTTGAAACTGGTGTTGATGAAATTTTCCCAATTCCAACAAGAGAACTTCAAGGAACCAAATTGAAACAAAACCCTGGTTATAATTAA
- a CDS encoding family 16 glycosylhydrolase has protein sequence MKKYFSRINVIVVLYCFLFISCSGSNSDDPEVKNENKTPTNLMIIPTIIGATSQNPNGDGSGIVNFTLSATNATSYKISLGNGEIKEVTNGSFTYTYTTSGSNTYVLYVSAYNGVKFVSTSLSITVLVQSNPNVFQSKLIWSDEFNTDGAPDQSKWNFQIWDPGYVNNELQSYTDRPENTIVQDGVLKIKAIREKYGKGDFTSGRIESNNKFSFKYGKIVIRAKLPVGGGTWPAVWMLGGNIGSVGWPACGEVDILEEVGNNLNVNHSSLHSPGRSGNTPDTGIVKVPNGDTEFHIYTADWTTSYIKFYVDDKLYYSFSNNSTFPFNQKFYLIIDFAMGGSFGGNVDPNFTSSTFEVDYIRVYN, from the coding sequence ATGAAAAAATATTTTTCTAGAATTAATGTGATTGTTGTATTGTATTGCTTTTTATTTATTTCTTGTAGCGGTTCGAATTCAGATGATCCAGAAGTGAAAAATGAAAATAAAACACCTACAAATTTAATGATTATTCCTACAATAATTGGGGCCACATCTCAAAATCCAAATGGAGACGGAAGCGGAATCGTGAATTTTACTTTGTCGGCAACAAATGCAACCTCATATAAAATTAGTCTTGGAAATGGAGAAATAAAAGAAGTAACAAACGGAAGCTTTACGTATACTTATACTACATCGGGTTCTAATACTTATGTGCTATATGTATCTGCTTATAATGGTGTTAAATTTGTTAGTACGTCACTCTCTATTACTGTTTTGGTTCAATCCAATCCTAATGTGTTTCAATCCAAATTAATTTGGTCTGATGAATTTAATACTGATGGTGCACCGGATCAATCCAAATGGAATTTTCAAATTTGGGATCCAGGTTATGTTAATAATGAACTTCAATCTTATACGGATCGCCCAGAAAATACAATTGTCCAAGATGGAGTCTTGAAAATAAAAGCCATCAGAGAAAAATATGGAAAGGGAGACTTTACTTCTGGAAGGATAGAAAGTAACAATAAATTTTCTTTTAAATATGGCAAAATAGTAATAAGAGCAAAACTGCCTGTTGGAGGTGGAACTTGGCCAGCAGTCTGGATGTTGGGCGGAAACATTGGTAGTGTAGGTTGGCCTGCATGTGGGGAAGTAGATATTTTAGAGGAAGTAGGAAATAATTTGAATGTGAATCATTCATCGTTGCACTCTCCAGGACGTTCAGGAAATACTCCAGATACAGGAATTGTAAAAGTCCCTAATGGAGATACCGAATTTCATATTTATACTGCAGATTGGACTACAAGTTATATAAAGTTTTATGTGGATGACAAATTGTATTACAGTTTTTCAAATAATTCTACTTTTCCTTTTAATCAAAAGTTTTACTTGATTATAGACTTTGCAATGGGAGGTAGTTTTGGTGGAAATGTAGATCCAAATTTCACCTCTTCAACTTTTGAAGTGGATTATATAAGAGTATATAATTAG
- a CDS encoding glycoside hydrolase family 30 beta sandwich domain-containing protein, whose translation MKKIQQLANLFLIIVFSLTHISCSSSNGRRDEPTPIPVVKNEVDFWLTKGNQSALLQKQAGILVFETKINTYQNIEVSDIQTYQIIDGFGFTLTGGSAQVINQLAIQKKKDLLLELFGSGDNSIGLSYLRISIGASDLNATPFTYDDMATGQTDVTLTNFSLTPDMTHLIPLLKEILAINPNIKIMGSPWSAPLWMKDNDNFIGGSLQPQYYEVYAQYFVKFVQKMKAEGIVIDAITPQNEPLHGGNNPSMVMTALQQADFIKNNLGPAFQSANIATKIITYDHNCDNLQYPITILKDVVVYPFVTGSAFHLYAGDISALSTVHNTFPDKDVYFTEQYTSSVGAFDGDLKWQVKNVIIGSMRNWSKNALQWNLANDDSFSPHTQGGCTTCRGALTINSSESFIRNVGYYVAAHASKFVPAGSVRIASEIVGNLQNVAFRTPTGKKVLLVVNDGDTTELFNVRYNEKWITTSLEGGAVGTYTW comes from the coding sequence ATGAAAAAAATACAACAATTGGCGAACCTTTTTTTAATAATAGTTTTTTCGCTTACACACATTAGTTGTTCATCTTCAAATGGTCGTAGAGACGAACCAACGCCAATACCAGTAGTAAAAAATGAAGTTGATTTTTGGTTGACAAAAGGAAATCAATCAGCACTTTTACAAAAACAAGCAGGAATTTTAGTTTTTGAAACTAAGATAAATACGTATCAAAACATAGAAGTCAGCGACATTCAGACGTATCAAATTATTGATGGTTTTGGATTTACATTGACTGGGGGAAGTGCCCAAGTGATAAATCAATTGGCTATACAAAAAAAGAAAGACTTATTGCTAGAATTGTTTGGTTCTGGTGATAATTCAATTGGTTTGAGCTACCTAAGAATTAGTATAGGAGCTTCAGATTTGAATGCGACTCCTTTTACATACGATGATATGGCAACTGGACAAACAGATGTTACTTTGACTAATTTTAGTTTGACTCCTGATATGACGCATTTGATTCCGTTGCTGAAAGAAATTTTAGCTATTAATCCTAATATTAAAATAATGGGTTCTCCATGGTCTGCACCGCTTTGGATGAAAGACAATGATAATTTTATCGGAGGAAGTTTACAACCTCAATATTATGAAGTTTATGCACAGTATTTTGTCAAATTCGTTCAAAAAATGAAAGCTGAAGGAATTGTAATTGATGCAATTACTCCTCAAAATGAGCCTTTACACGGGGGTAACAATCCAAGTATGGTAATGACTGCTTTGCAACAAGCTGATTTTATAAAAAATAATTTAGGACCGGCATTTCAATCAGCCAATATTGCCACAAAAATAATTACTTATGATCATAATTGTGATAACCTCCAATATCCAATTACGATCCTAAAAGATGTTGTAGTTTATCCTTTTGTAACTGGTTCAGCATTTCATTTGTATGCCGGTGATATTAGTGCATTGTCTACTGTTCATAATACATTCCCAGATAAAGATGTCTATTTCACAGAACAATATACTTCATCTGTAGGTGCATTTGATGGTGATTTAAAATGGCAAGTTAAAAATGTAATTATTGGCTCAATGCGTAATTGGAGTAAAAATGCTTTGCAATGGAATCTTGCCAATGATGATTCTTTTAGTCCTCATACTCAAGGGGGATGTACTACTTGTAGAGGAGCATTAACAATTAATAGTAGTGAATCATTTATTAGGAATGTTGGATATTATGTAGCGGCTCATGCTTCCAAGTTTGTACCTGCAGGATCAGTAAGAATTGCGAGTGAGATTGTAGGTAATTTACAAAATGTTGCTTTCAGAACTCCAACTGGAAAAAAAGTGTTACTAGTTGTAAATGATGGGGATACGACTGAATTGTTTAATGTTAGGTACAACGAAAAATGGATTACTACTTCGCTTGAAGGTGGAGCAGTAGGAACATATACTTGGTAA
- a CDS encoding glycoside hydrolase family 30 beta sandwich domain-containing protein, with protein MKKITATVLVLSSFFAFAQQKNKSQANSFSTKDKTVTVYTSAENTNLRLSKTDNLKFSELKQPTERQICVFVNPDKTFQSFLGIGGAITDASAEVFAKLSNEKQQELLNAYYNKENGIGYSLMRTTIHSSDFSSVSYTYINEGDAALKTFSIDHDRKYRIPLIKKAIAAAGGKITLFATPWSPPAFMKSNKDMLKGGTLLPEYFQPWATYYTKFVKAYEKEGVPIWGISVENEPMAVQTWESCVYTAEAERDFLKNYLGPTMKKEGLGDKNIIVWDHNRDLMVQRANVLFSDPEAAKYAWGMGFHWYETWAGGDPMFDNVARVHEAYPDKKLLFTEGCVEKFEAKNYQLWTNGERYGSSMIHDFNNGTVGWTDWNILLDENGGPNHVGNFCLAPVHADTKTGELIYTPSYYYIGHFSKFIRPEAKRVSTAVSRSSLLSTSFLNKDGKVVTVVMNQSEATLIYNLCVGTQATEISILPNSIQTLIY; from the coding sequence ATGAAAAAAATAACCGCTACAGTATTAGTACTGTCCTCTTTTTTTGCTTTTGCGCAGCAAAAAAATAAATCACAAGCCAATTCTTTTTCTACAAAAGACAAGACAGTTACGGTATATACTTCAGCTGAAAATACTAATTTGAGATTATCTAAAACTGATAATCTTAAATTTTCTGAACTAAAACAACCAACAGAAAGACAAATTTGTGTTTTTGTAAATCCAGATAAAACCTTTCAATCTTTTTTAGGAATTGGAGGAGCTATAACGGATGCCAGTGCCGAAGTTTTTGCCAAATTATCTAATGAAAAACAGCAAGAATTGTTAAATGCTTATTATAACAAAGAAAATGGAATTGGTTATAGCTTGATGCGTACTACGATTCATAGTTCCGATTTTAGTTCTGTTAGTTATACCTATATTAACGAAGGAGACGCTGCATTGAAAACTTTTTCGATTGATCACGATAGAAAATATAGAATTCCGTTGATAAAAAAAGCTATTGCTGCTGCAGGCGGAAAGATCACACTTTTTGCAACACCATGGAGTCCTCCAGCCTTTATGAAAAGTAATAAAGATATGCTAAAAGGTGGAACATTGCTTCCTGAATATTTTCAACCTTGGGCTACTTACTATACCAAGTTTGTAAAAGCTTATGAGAAAGAAGGAGTCCCGATTTGGGGAATCAGTGTAGAGAATGAACCTATGGCAGTACAGACTTGGGAGTCTTGTGTTTATACTGCTGAAGCAGAAAGAGATTTCTTGAAAAATTATCTTGGGCCAACTATGAAAAAAGAAGGATTGGGAGACAAAAATATTATTGTTTGGGATCACAATCGGGATTTAATGGTACAAAGAGCCAATGTTCTTTTTTCTGATCCAGAAGCAGCAAAATATGCATGGGGAATGGGATTTCATTGGTATGAAACTTGGGCTGGGGGTGATCCAATGTTTGATAATGTAGCCAGAGTTCATGAGGCATATCCAGACAAAAAATTATTGTTTACAGAAGGATGTGTTGAAAAGTTTGAAGCTAAAAATTATCAATTGTGGACTAATGGTGAACGTTATGGATCATCGATGATTCATGATTTTAATAATGGGACTGTGGGGTGGACGGATTGGAATATTCTTCTTGATGAAAATGGAGGTCCTAATCATGTGGGTAACTTCTGTCTGGCACCTGTTCATGCTGACACTAAAACAGGGGAATTAATTTATACACCTTCATATTATTATATTGGGCATTTTTCAAAATTTATTCGGCCAGAAGCCAAAAGAGTGAGTACAGCAGTAAGCAGAAGCAGCTTATTAAGTACTTCATTTTTGAATAAAGATGGAAAAGTGGTAACAGTTGTTATGAACCAAAGCGAAGCCACATTAATTTATAATTTGTGTGTAGGAACTCAAGCTACCGAAATTTCTATTTTGCCTAATTCAATTCAAACACTCATTTATTAA